One Microcaecilia unicolor chromosome 4, aMicUni1.1, whole genome shotgun sequence genomic region harbors:
- the LOC115469459 gene encoding superoxide dismutase [Cu-Zn]-like, whose product MAGKAVCVLDGSKMVHGQSSHHVQGGQSSHEHGEHGGHGEHGGHGSHVHGTVYFEEQGQSVNIHGRIEGLTPGEHGFHIHAFGDATNGCMSAGPHFNPEKKNHGGRTDKERHVGDLGNVTANESGVAEFKFSDCVISLKGAHAIIGRMLMIHANRDDLGKGGNAESLVSGNSGAHLACGIIGIASS is encoded by the exons ATGGCAGGGAAGGCTGTGTGCGTGTTGGATGGGTCTAAAATGGTACATGGCCAGAGCTCCCATCATGTGCAAGGCGGCCAGAGCTCCCATGAGCATGGCGAGCATGGTGGCCATGGCGAGCATGGTGGCCATGGCTCCCATGTGCATGGCACTGTGTACTTTGAAGAACAG GGTCAGTCAGTAAATATCCATGGCCGAATTGAAGGATTGACTCCAGGAGAGCATGGCTTTCATATCCACGCTTTTGGTGACGCAACTAACG GATGCATGAGTGCTGGCCCTCACTTTAATCCTGAAAAGAAGAATCATGGTGGCCGAACTGATAAGGAGAG GCATGTTGGTGATCTCGGTAATGTAACCGCTAATGAAAGTGGAGTTGCAGAATTTAAGTTTTCAGATTGTGTGATTTCCCTGAAAGGGGCCCATGCCATTATTGGGCGCATGCTGATG ATCCATGCAAACCGTGATGACCTGGGCAAAGGTGGAAATGCTGAGAGTCTGGTGTCTGGAAATTCTGGAGCCCACTTGGCATGTGGTATTATTGGGATAGCATCGTCCTGA